One part of the Oceanihabitans sp. IOP_32 genome encodes these proteins:
- the nagB gene encoding glucosamine-6-phosphate deaminase: MLESSIDKATGFEKRFENIGTVVYENSITASAAVANEIAKLIKDKQSKNEPCVLGLATGSSPKGLYAELVRLHKEEGLSFKNVISFNLDEYYPMEPDSIHSYVRFMQEHLFNHVDILPENCHIPDGTLAKEDIRSYCDQFEAKIDALGGIDLQILGIGGNGHIGFNESGSLQNSKTRLVALDHITRVAASKDFSGLNNTPRTAITIGVKKIMEAKQVILLAWGESKSNIIKASAEGPVTSRVPASYLQEHRNATFVLDQAAASKLTRIDTPWLVEKIVWTNKLIRKAVLSLAIHVNKPILMLTDADYIENGMSDLLADSGPAYDINIKIFNKLQNTITGWPGGKPNADDSKRPERAEPVKKRVIIFSPHPDDDIISMGGTFKRLHEQGHEVHVAYQTSGNIAVADDEALRFASFVCDYNEKFGIESDEALSIYNKAVNFLKNKKSSEIDIPEVRYIKGLIRKGEARSTCHFVGIPDEQIHFMELPFYETGTIEKNPLGEEDIKMTEDLIAKVKPHQIYAAGDLADPHGTHKVCLDAVFAAVRNLKSEKFMDDCWVWLYRGAWQEWGIDEIEMAVPMGPDQVLEKRKGIFKHQSQKDGVVFQGSDSREFWQRAEDRNKETANLYDQLGLAHYAAMEAFVRWHF, encoded by the coding sequence ATGTTAGAAAGCAGTATAGACAAAGCAACAGGTTTCGAGAAAAGATTTGAAAATATAGGTACTGTTGTTTACGAAAACTCAATAACAGCATCTGCAGCAGTTGCTAATGAGATAGCAAAACTTATAAAAGATAAGCAATCTAAAAATGAACCATGTGTTTTGGGTTTAGCAACGGGGTCTTCACCAAAGGGCTTGTATGCCGAATTAGTGCGCTTGCATAAAGAAGAAGGCTTGAGTTTTAAAAACGTGATATCATTCAATTTAGATGAATATTATCCCATGGAGCCCGATTCTATACACAGTTATGTGCGCTTTATGCAGGAGCATTTATTTAATCATGTGGATATTTTACCAGAAAACTGTCATATTCCAGATGGTACTTTAGCTAAAGAAGATATTAGAAGTTACTGCGATCAATTTGAGGCTAAAATAGATGCCTTAGGCGGTATCGATTTGCAGATTCTAGGTATTGGAGGTAACGGTCATATTGGTTTTAACGAATCGGGTTCCCTTCAAAATTCTAAAACGCGTTTGGTAGCTCTAGATCACATCACCAGAGTTGCGGCAAGTAAAGATTTTTCTGGCTTAAATAATACGCCCAGAACCGCAATTACCATTGGAGTAAAAAAAATAATGGAGGCCAAGCAGGTTATCCTGTTAGCATGGGGCGAAAGTAAATCTAACATTATTAAGGCCTCGGCAGAAGGACCAGTAACTAGTCGTGTTCCAGCTTCTTATTTGCAAGAACACAGAAACGCTACTTTTGTGTTAGACCAGGCAGCGGCATCTAAACTTACTAGAATCGATACTCCGTGGTTAGTCGAAAAGATTGTGTGGACGAATAAACTCATCAGAAAAGCGGTGTTAAGTTTAGCGATTCATGTTAATAAGCCTATTTTAATGCTAACAGATGCCGACTATATTGAAAACGGAATGAGTGATTTGTTAGCAGATTCTGGACCAGCGTACGATATAAACATTAAAATATTTAATAAATTACAAAATACAATTACAGGGTGGCCTGGTGGCAAACCCAATGCAGACGATAGTAAACGTCCCGAACGTGCAGAACCTGTTAAAAAACGAGTTATCATTTTTAGTCCGCATCCAGACGATGATATTATTAGTATGGGAGGTACATTTAAAAGGTTGCACGAGCAAGGACATGAAGTACATGTGGCTTATCAAACCTCCGGAAATATCGCTGTAGCAGACGATGAAGCCTTGCGTTTTGCCAGTTTTGTTTGTGATTATAATGAAAAATTTGGTATTGAAAGTGATGAGGCGTTAAGCATTTATAACAAGGCGGTTAACTTTCTGAAAAATAAAAAATCGAGTGAAATTGATATCCCTGAAGTGCGATACATAAAGGGGTTAATAAGAAAAGGAGAAGCACGATCTACTTGCCATTTTGTTGGTATTCCAGATGAGCAAATTCATTTTATGGAATTGCCATTTTACGAAACTGGAACTATTGAAAAAAATCCATTAGGTGAAGAAGATATTAAGATGACAGAAGATCTTATTGCAAAAGTCAAACCACATCAAATATATGCCGCTGGCGATTTAGCCGATCCGCATGGCACACATAAAGTCTGTTTAGATGCTGTTTTTGCAGCAGTGAGAAACTTAAAGTCTGAAAAATTCATGGACGATTGTTGGGTGTGGCTGTACAGAGGCGCTTGGCAAGAATGGGGTATCGATGAGATTGAAATGGCGGTACCAATGGGACCAGACCAAGTCCTGGAGAAAAGAAAAGGTATCTTTAAACATCAATCGCAAAAAGATGGTGTTGTATTTCAAGGATCTGATAGTAGAGAATTTTGGCAACGTGCCGAGGATAGAAATAAAGAAACAGCAAACTTATACGATCAACTAGGTTTAGCACATTATGCTGCTATGGAAGCCTTTGTTAGATGGCATTTTTAA
- a CDS encoding sugar MFS transporter, producing the protein MKHNTNSNKTLVPIIIIGGMFAIFGFVTWINSALIPFMKTINELTEAQSYWVASASYISFVVMALPASFIINKIGYRKGMSLGLFVMALGALVFIPAAEARTYWVFLLAIFIQGVGMTICQTAANPYITILGPIESGAKRMAMMGIANKVAGALGSIIFGALLLSGIDEVQEKLKTISLEEKSVLLDATANSVYTPYIVMAAVLFIFSLLIRKAPLPHVEAEDVEAEAAGKSTKTSIFQFPHLWLGVLALFVYVGAEVIAGDTIIAYGLSLGFSGEEAKFFTTYTLMAMVGTYAAGVLLIPKYITQKTALKGSAILGIIFSFCIIYTTGFTSILFVAALGIANALVWPAIWPLTLDGLGKFTKTASALLIMAISGGAIIPPLYGRIVDASKHELVVTGLNETEAIATASTSSYWILIPCYAIILFFAVWGHRIKNWK; encoded by the coding sequence ATGAAGCACAATACAAATTCAAATAAAACCTTAGTGCCTATTATTATAATTGGTGGCATGTTTGCTATTTTCGGGTTTGTAACCTGGATCAATAGTGCTTTAATACCATTTATGAAAACCATAAATGAATTAACTGAGGCGCAGTCTTATTGGGTAGCATCGGCATCTTACATTTCTTTTGTGGTTATGGCACTTCCAGCCTCGTTTATAATTAATAAAATAGGCTATCGTAAAGGGATGTCTTTGGGTTTGTTTGTTATGGCTTTGGGAGCATTGGTCTTTATACCTGCAGCCGAGGCTAGAACCTATTGGGTATTTTTATTAGCCATTTTTATTCAAGGTGTGGGTATGACTATTTGTCAAACTGCTGCAAATCCTTATATCACAATCTTAGGTCCTATAGAAAGTGGAGCGAAGCGTATGGCCATGATGGGAATAGCAAATAAGGTAGCAGGTGCTTTAGGATCAATTATTTTTGGAGCGTTATTGCTTTCTGGAATTGACGAGGTTCAAGAGAAGCTAAAAACAATATCATTAGAAGAGAAAAGTGTGCTTCTCGATGCGACAGCCAACAGTGTATATACTCCTTATATTGTTATGGCAGCTGTTTTATTTATATTTAGCCTTTTAATTAGAAAAGCACCTTTGCCCCACGTTGAAGCTGAAGACGTGGAAGCAGAAGCGGCGGGAAAAAGTACAAAAACTAGTATTTTTCAATTCCCGCATTTATGGCTAGGTGTATTGGCCTTATTTGTTTATGTTGGGGCAGAAGTAATCGCTGGCGATACAATTATTGCTTATGGTTTATCTCTTGGTTTTTCTGGCGAAGAGGCCAAGTTTTTTACAACGTATACCCTAATGGCTATGGTGGGCACCTATGCAGCAGGAGTTTTATTAATCCCTAAATATATAACTCAAAAAACGGCGTTAAAGGGAAGTGCTATTTTAGGTATTATTTTTAGTTTCTGTATTATTTACACTACAGGATTTACGTCTATCCTATTTGTTGCTGCTTTAGGAATTGCAAATGCACTAGTATGGCCAGCAATATGGCCTTTAACTTTAGATGGGTTAGGTAAATTTACTAAAACAGCTTCGGCCTTATTAATTATGGCTATTTCTGGAGGTGCAATAATACCACCATTATATGGTAGAATAGTGGATGCTAGTAAACACGAATTGGTTGTTACAGGTTTAAATGAAACCGAAGCCATTGCGACAGCTTCAACTAGTAGTTACTGGATTTTAATTCCTTGTTATGCGATTATTTTGTTTTTTGCTGTTTGGGGACATCGAATTAAAAATTGGAAGTGA
- a CDS encoding phosphotransferase enzyme family protein, with amino-acid sequence MIAEKVEFIFNQFKHDSTFVKHHELESGHINDTYLVTTKNKPYFILQRVNHNIFKDVPGLINNKLHVSLHVKEKLKHLPQNELNRRVLSFVKTKADQAYYRGDDGNYWNLMYYIDNSYTYETVKDEEIAFEGGKLFGEFLNLTHDFPVSKLTEVIPKFHDMSFRYAQFESALNSASKQRLDHAKLYIERVADMKEEMHILQHLKESGDIPLRVTHNDTKISNALFSKNNKGLCVIDTDTVMPGIVHYDFGDAIRTICNTAAEDETNLDIVEFNLDYYKAYKKGFLEKMNDTLTPTEIDYLPLAAKTMTFIMALRFLTDYLNNDIYYKTKYQEHNFDRAKNQFKLIDSFTDRYNQL; translated from the coding sequence ATGATTGCAGAAAAGGTAGAATTTATTTTTAATCAATTTAAACATGACAGTACGTTTGTTAAGCATCATGAATTGGAATCAGGTCATATTAACGATACTTATTTAGTCACCACAAAAAACAAACCTTATTTTATATTACAACGTGTTAATCATAACATCTTTAAAGATGTTCCAGGTTTAATTAACAATAAACTTCATGTTAGCCTTCATGTTAAAGAAAAGCTCAAGCATTTGCCTCAAAACGAGTTGAATAGGCGCGTTTTGTCTTTCGTGAAAACTAAAGCAGATCAAGCTTATTATAGAGGAGACGACGGGAATTATTGGAATTTAATGTATTATATCGACAATAGTTATACCTACGAAACGGTTAAAGATGAAGAAATTGCTTTTGAAGGTGGTAAATTGTTTGGCGAGTTTTTAAATTTAACACACGATTTTCCGGTGTCGAAATTAACTGAAGTTATACCAAAATTTCACGATATGTCATTTCGATATGCTCAGTTTGAAAGTGCCCTTAATTCCGCTTCGAAACAACGTCTTGATCATGCGAAATTATATATAGAACGCGTTGCAGATATGAAAGAAGAAATGCATATTCTTCAACACTTAAAGGAGTCGGGAGACATCCCATTGCGCGTAACTCATAACGATACTAAAATATCGAACGCCCTATTCTCAAAAAATAATAAAGGGCTTTGTGTAATTGATACCGATACCGTGATGCCTGGTATTGTTCACTACGATTTTGGAGATGCTATTAGAACCATTTGTAATACCGCAGCCGAAGATGAAACCAATTTAGATATCGTCGAGTTTAATTTGGATTATTACAAGGCTTACAAAAAAGGATTTTTAGAAAAAATGAATGATACGCTAACACCAACAGAAATCGATTACCTTCCGTTGGCAGCAAAAACCATGACATTTATTATGGCTTTAAGGTTTTTAACCGATTATTTAAATAACGATATTTATTATAAGACCAAATACCAAGAGCACAATTTCGATCGTGCAAAAAATCAATTTAAACTCATAGACAGTTTTACAGATAGATATAATCAGCTATAA
- a CDS encoding NDP-sugar synthase, with protein MKKPTLVILAAGMGSRYGGLKQLDSFTEEGDTIIDFSIYDALQAGFGKFVFIIRKSFEAEFKENIGKKLQGRAEVDYVYQELENVPEKYIQPERVKPWGTGHALLMAKEVVKENFAVINGDDFYGKEAFAVMAKALKAMDTASYEFATMAYFLKNTISEHGYVSRGECQVDENQFLTDVTERTHIEKIDGKLMRKDNDGSFVPIDENTVVSMNFWGFTPNIFDFGEGLFKTFLENNQTNLKAEFFIPTIVNEIIKSGKATVQVLKSDSKWFGVTYKEDKKTVEQAIKALKIKGEYPKKLW; from the coding sequence ATGAAAAAACCAACACTCGTAATTTTAGCTGCTGGCATGGGGAGTCGCTATGGAGGATTAAAACAATTAGACAGCTTTACAGAAGAAGGCGACACGATTATCGATTTTTCTATTTACGACGCGTTGCAAGCGGGTTTTGGTAAATTTGTATTTATTATAAGAAAGAGCTTCGAGGCCGAGTTTAAAGAAAATATTGGTAAAAAATTACAGGGTAGAGCAGAGGTTGATTATGTTTACCAAGAGTTAGAAAATGTTCCAGAAAAATACATACAACCAGAACGGGTTAAACCTTGGGGAACGGGACATGCACTTTTAATGGCCAAGGAGGTTGTAAAAGAAAATTTTGCCGTTATAAATGGAGACGATTTTTATGGTAAAGAAGCGTTTGCTGTAATGGCGAAAGCTTTAAAAGCCATGGACACTGCGTCTTATGAGTTTGCCACCATGGCTTATTTCTTGAAAAATACAATTTCAGAACATGGCTATGTCTCCAGAGGTGAATGTCAAGTAGATGAAAACCAATTTTTAACCGATGTCACCGAGCGTACCCATATTGAAAAAATAGATGGTAAATTGATGCGAAAAGACAACGATGGGAGTTTTGTGCCTATTGATGAAAACACGGTCGTTTCAATGAATTTCTGGGGGTTTACTCCAAATATTTTTGATTTTGGAGAAGGTTTATTCAAAACGTTTTTAGAAAATAACCAAACCAATTTGAAAGCCGAATTTTTCATTCCTACTATTGTAAACGAGATTATTAAATCGGGAAAGGCAACTGTTCAGGTTTTAAAATCGGATTCTAAATGGTTTGGTGTAACCTATAAAGAAGATAAGAAAACCGTTGAGCAAGCCATAAAGGCATTAAAAATAAAGGGAGAATACCCAAAAAAACTTTGGTAG
- a CDS encoding carbohydrate-binding family 9-like protein gives MKTYKVNPVAVKAPSRCGLDNNIAWEKAEVLCDFNSPWDKSAVNKIEFRVLYSKTHLYFSFKVFDNAVYVDRLDDTYNSINNSDRVELFFRSDKNLNPYYCLEIDPTPRIMDFRAKSDKNFDFNWHWPAKDIVVESVKTENYFKVEGAISLSSLKTFKLLNDGIIQTGLYRAKYRKQADGSYKPTWITWVDPKTESPDFHNASSFGVLKLE, from the coding sequence TTGAAAACATACAAGGTAAATCCTGTTGCAGTTAAGGCGCCAAGTCGCTGTGGGTTAGACAATAATATAGCATGGGAAAAGGCTGAAGTCCTTTGCGATTTCAATTCGCCATGGGATAAGAGTGCTGTTAATAAAATAGAATTTAGGGTGCTTTACAGCAAAACGCATTTGTATTTTAGCTTTAAAGTTTTCGACAATGCAGTTTATGTAGATCGTTTAGACGATACTTATAATAGCATTAATAATTCCGATCGCGTTGAGCTTTTTTTTAGATCAGATAAAAACTTAAATCCATATTATTGTTTAGAAATAGACCCAACGCCAAGAATTATGGATTTTCGTGCCAAATCTGATAAAAATTTTGATTTTAATTGGCACTGGCCGGCTAAAGATATTGTTGTAGAATCTGTTAAAACGGAAAATTATTTCAAGGTTGAAGGCGCTATAAGTTTGTCTTCGTTAAAAACCTTTAAATTACTAAATGACGGGATTATTCAAACAGGACTTTATCGCGCTAAATACCGTAAACAAGCAGATGGAAGTTATAAACCCACTTGGATAACTTGGGTGGACCCTAAAACCGAGTCTCCAGACTTCCATAATGCGTCGTCTTTTGGAGTTTTAAAATTGGAGTAG
- a CDS encoding beta-N-acetylhexosaminidase: MIIKIKIIFINQNKVFQTMRISIIALLSLLAFSCTNNYKDIKNTPEDYQIIPKPLELNMLSGKFLVNENTKITGSSALKNEGEFLASLLNAATGKSVGFSSEAQGNIILKLDDTIENEEAYTLNVSFDTIKISGKNPKGVFYGIQTLRQLMPASVESKDSSVKELTIPAVAISDNPRYRYRGMHLDVARHFFPKEFIKKYIDLIAMHKMNTFHWHLTEDQGWRIEIKKYPKLTEVGAWRQGTIIGRHPGTGNDQKKYGGFYTQDDIREIVAYASKKHVTVIPEIELPGHSSAAIAAYPYLSCFPDEPTVVTGGMGSKKGREIQAAGTPKIVQETWGVFDDVYCAGSEKTFNFLEDVLDEVIALFPSTYIHIGGDECPKENWKRCTSCQYRIKNEGLKDEHELQSYFITRIEKYLNSKGKQIIGWDEILEGGLAPNATVMSWRGTQGGIEAAKQSHDVIMTPGHSCYFDHFQTEDKANEPLAIGGKTTVADVYAYEPTPEELDANKHQFILGAQGNVWTEYMKTTNHVEYMILPRMTALSEVVWSAKETRDWDDFSNRLNTFRARYDALELNYAKHTFQKEKNIKVNQTENN; encoded by the coding sequence ATGATCATAAAAATAAAGATTATATTTATAAACCAAAATAAAGTATTTCAAACCATGAGGATTTCGATTATTGCACTACTTAGTTTACTAGCTTTTTCTTGTACCAATAACTACAAGGATATAAAAAACACCCCTGAAGATTATCAAATTATTCCAAAACCATTGGAATTAAATATGCTTTCTGGTAAGTTTTTAGTGAACGAAAACACAAAAATTACTGGTAGTTCGGCTTTAAAGAATGAAGGTGAGTTTTTGGCAAGTCTATTAAATGCTGCAACAGGAAAGTCTGTGGGTTTTTCATCCGAAGCACAAGGAAATATTATTCTAAAACTAGACGACACAATTGAAAACGAAGAGGCTTATACTTTAAATGTTTCGTTCGATACCATTAAAATATCTGGGAAAAACCCTAAAGGTGTGTTTTATGGTATTCAAACCCTAAGGCAATTAATGCCTGCAAGTGTCGAATCTAAAGATAGCAGTGTAAAAGAATTAACCATTCCTGCCGTAGCTATTTCAGACAATCCAAGATACCGTTACAGAGGCATGCACCTCGATGTAGCACGCCACTTTTTTCCAAAGGAATTTATAAAAAAATATATCGATTTAATTGCCATGCATAAAATGAATACGTTTCATTGGCACTTAACCGAAGATCAAGGTTGGAGAATTGAGATAAAAAAATACCCAAAACTTACAGAGGTTGGAGCTTGGAGACAAGGCACAATAATAGGGCGCCATCCTGGTACAGGGAACGATCAAAAAAAATACGGAGGTTTTTATACTCAAGATGATATTAGAGAAATCGTGGCTTATGCCTCTAAAAAACATGTTACCGTTATTCCAGAAATAGAATTACCAGGGCATAGTAGTGCGGCGATTGCAGCATACCCTTACTTAAGTTGTTTTCCAGATGAACCCACGGTTGTAACTGGAGGTATGGGGTCGAAAAAGGGACGAGAAATTCAAGCGGCTGGAACCCCCAAAATTGTTCAAGAAACTTGGGGCGTTTTTGATGATGTATATTGTGCTGGAAGTGAAAAAACTTTTAACTTTCTTGAAGATGTTTTAGACGAAGTTATTGCGTTGTTTCCCTCTACATATATTCACATTGGTGGTGATGAATGCCCAAAAGAAAATTGGAAAAGATGTACAAGTTGTCAATACCGTATTAAAAATGAAGGCTTAAAAGATGAGCATGAATTACAGAGTTATTTTATTACACGTATAGAGAAATACTTAAATTCTAAAGGAAAACAAATTATTGGTTGGGATGAAATTTTAGAGGGTGGCTTAGCACCAAATGCAACGGTAATGTCTTGGCGAGGTACTCAAGGTGGTATTGAAGCTGCTAAACAGAGCCACGATGTCATTATGACACCAGGACATTCTTGTTATTTCGATCATTTTCAAACAGAAGATAAAGCAAATGAGCCGCTAGCAATTGGTGGAAAAACAACAGTTGCCGATGTTTATGCATACGAGCCTACTCCAGAAGAATTAGATGCCAATAAACACCAATTTATTTTAGGGGCGCAAGGTAACGTGTGGACCGAATATATGAAGACTACCAATCATGTTGAATACATGATTTTACCTCGAATGACAGCGTTGTCTGAAGTGGTATGGTCGGCCAAAGAAACCAGAGATTGGGACGATTTTAGCAACAGATTAAACACATTTAGAGCACGCTATGATGCCCTAGAATTAAATTATGCTAAGCACACTTTTCAAAAGGAAAAGAATATTAAAGTTAATCAAACTGAAAATAATTAA